From Methanobacterium sp. Maddingley MBC34, one genomic window encodes:
- a CDS encoding 5''-deoxy-5''-methylthioadenosine phosphorylase (PFAM: Phosphorylase superfamily~TIGRFAM: 5'-deoxy-5'-methylthioadenosine phosphorylase), with the protein MMGIIGGTGVYQIVEMGDLKDKKVIKTPFGESPPISILMFEDQEVAFLPRHREGHDTPPHMINYRANVYALKMLGAERIIATNAVGSLDESLKPGEFILPDDFLDFTRKRPFTFYDDRAVHVDVTQPYCPQLAKTIISAGCGLKGKLTKGGVYVCTDGPRFETPAEIQMFRQLGGSVVGMTGLPEVVLARELEICYASICMVSNYAASVSSDKITIDEVFEILDEKKRELTRLIYNSIINIPASRNCPCKCALEGAEID; encoded by the coding sequence ATGATGGGAATTATAGGTGGCACAGGAGTATACCAGATCGTTGAAATGGGAGATTTAAAGGATAAAAAAGTTATTAAGACCCCTTTCGGTGAATCTCCACCTATATCTATTTTAATGTTTGAAGATCAGGAGGTTGCTTTCTTACCAAGGCATAGGGAGGGTCATGACACTCCTCCCCACATGATCAACTACCGGGCTAATGTGTATGCCCTTAAAATGTTAGGTGCAGAAAGGATCATTGCAACCAATGCTGTTGGATCTCTTGATGAATCCCTTAAACCAGGTGAATTCATCCTACCTGATGATTTTCTGGATTTCACCCGGAAAAGGCCTTTCACCTTTTACGATGACCGTGCAGTACACGTGGATGTCACCCAACCCTACTGTCCCCAGTTGGCGAAAACAATAATTTCTGCTGGATGCGGGCTGAAGGGGAAATTAACCAAGGGAGGAGTGTATGTCTGTACAGATGGGCCCCGTTTTGAGACTCCTGCTGAGATACAAATGTTCCGTCAGTTAGGGGGGTCAGTGGTTGGCATGACTGGTCTTCCGGAAGTTGTGCTGGCCAGGGAACTTGAAATTTGCTATGCATCCATATGCATGGTATCCAATTACGCAGCATCTGTGTCCTCAGATAAAATCACCATAGACGAGGTATTTGAGATTTTAGATGAGAAAAAAAGAGAATTAACTCGACTGATATACAATTCTATAATTAACATCCCTGCTAGTAGAAATTGCCCCTGTAAATGTGCCCTGGAAGGTGCAGAAATAGATTAG
- a CDS encoding quinolinate synthetase (PFAM: Quinolinate synthetase A protein~TIGRFAM: quinolinate synthetase complex, A subunit), producing the protein MNHEQEEILKLKEEKNAIILAHNYQTQEIQEIADFLGDSLELCIKASQIEDADLVVFCGVDFMAETAAILNPSKKILIPDPQAECPMAHMLPAEEVRKYKKRYPQAAVVLYVNTLAEAKAEADILCTSANAAQVVESLDADQILFGPDMNLASYVQKRTDKEIIPIPEMGYCYVHKMFNTADITFSRENYPDAEVLVHPECDAEVQEMADQILSTGGMIRQVAESTSKTFLIATEVDMITRLRRENPDKLIYPLLDEAICQTMKMHTLEKVKNSLMEEKFLIKVPEEIADKARGAVERMLEVS; encoded by the coding sequence TTGAATCACGAACAGGAAGAAATTCTTAAACTTAAAGAAGAGAAAAATGCCATAATACTGGCTCATAACTATCAAACTCAAGAGATACAGGAAATTGCAGATTTTTTAGGAGACTCTCTGGAGCTGTGTATCAAAGCATCACAGATAGAAGATGCTGATCTAGTTGTTTTTTGTGGAGTGGATTTCATGGCAGAAACTGCCGCTATTTTAAACCCCTCCAAAAAGATATTGATTCCTGATCCACAGGCAGAGTGTCCTATGGCCCACATGCTCCCAGCAGAAGAGGTAAGAAAGTACAAAAAGAGATACCCCCAAGCCGCGGTGGTATTATATGTGAACACCCTGGCTGAAGCGAAGGCAGAAGCCGATATATTATGCACATCCGCTAATGCAGCTCAGGTTGTAGAAAGCCTGGATGCAGATCAAATACTCTTTGGTCCAGATATGAACCTGGCCAGTTACGTGCAAAAAAGGACTGATAAAGAAATAATCCCTATCCCTGAGATGGGGTACTGTTACGTTCATAAAATGTTCAACACCGCAGACATCACCTTTTCCAGGGAAAACTATCCTGACGCAGAGGTACTGGTACACCCTGAATGTGACGCTGAAGTACAGGAAATGGCTGACCAAATACTAAGCACAGGTGGAATGATCCGCCAAGTGGCTGAGTCTACCAGTAAAACTTTCCTCATAGCCACTGAAGTGGACATGATAACCAGACTACGCAGAGAAAATCCAGATAAACTTATCTACCCCCTACTGGATGAGGCCATCTGTCAAACTATGAAAATGCACACCCTGGAAAAGGTTAAAAACTCCCTGATGGAGGAAAAGTTCCTGATTAAAGTTCCAGAGGAAATTGCTGATAAGGCCCGTGGTGCAGTGGAGCGGATGCTGGAAGTTAGTTAA